Proteins from a genomic interval of Streptomyces sp. NBC_01445:
- a CDS encoding NADH-quinone oxidoreductase subunit D: MSTSSAASAASARETTEGTVYTVTGGDWDEVVQSAAKADDERIIVNMGPQHPSTHGVLRLILEIDGETVTEARCGIGYLHTGIEKNLEYRTWTQGTTFVTRMDYLTPFFNETAYCLAVEKLLGIENEIPDRASIIRVLLMELNRMSSHLVAIATGGMELGATTIMIYGFRDRELILDIYELITGLRMNHAYIRPGGLAQDLPPGAVDQIREFVKKMSKNLPEYDKLATGNPIFKARMQDVGYLDLTGCMALGATGPILRSAGLPHDLRKSQPYCGYENYDFEVPTADTCDSYGRFLVRLEEMRQSLRIVEQCLDRLAPGPVMVGDKKIAWPAQLALGPDGLGNSLDHIKQIMGTSMESLIHHFKLVTEGFRVPAGQAYSAVESPKGELGVHVVSDGGTRPYRVHYRDPSFTNLQAMAAMCEGGQVADVIVAVASIDPVMGGVDR, from the coding sequence ATGTCTACTTCTTCTGCGGCATCGGCCGCTTCGGCGCGCGAGACGACCGAGGGGACCGTATATACGGTCACCGGCGGCGACTGGGACGAGGTCGTCCAGTCCGCGGCCAAGGCCGACGACGAGCGCATCATCGTCAACATGGGCCCGCAGCACCCGTCCACGCACGGCGTGCTCCGGCTGATCCTGGAGATCGACGGCGAGACGGTCACCGAGGCCCGCTGCGGCATCGGCTATCTGCACACGGGCATCGAGAAGAACCTCGAGTACCGCACGTGGACGCAGGGCACCACGTTCGTGACGCGCATGGACTATCTGACGCCGTTCTTCAACGAGACGGCGTACTGCCTCGCGGTCGAGAAACTCCTCGGCATCGAGAACGAGATCCCCGACCGCGCGTCGATCATCCGGGTGCTCCTGATGGAGCTGAACCGGATGTCCTCGCACCTGGTCGCCATCGCCACCGGCGGCATGGAGCTCGGCGCCACGACGATCATGATCTACGGCTTCCGTGATCGTGAACTCATTCTCGATATCTACGAGCTCATCACCGGCCTGCGCATGAACCACGCGTACATCCGGCCCGGCGGACTCGCCCAGGACCTGCCGCCCGGCGCGGTGGACCAGATCCGCGAGTTCGTGAAGAAGATGTCGAAGAACCTTCCCGAGTACGACAAGCTCGCCACCGGGAACCCCATCTTCAAGGCCCGTATGCAGGACGTCGGCTATCTCGACCTCACCGGTTGCATGGCCCTCGGCGCCACCGGACCGATCCTGCGCTCGGCGGGCCTCCCGCACGACCTGCGCAAGTCGCAGCCGTACTGCGGTTACGAGAACTACGACTTCGAGGTCCCGACCGCCGACACCTGCGACTCCTACGGACGCTTCCTGGTCCGCCTGGAGGAGATGCGGCAGTCGCTGCGGATCGTCGAGCAGTGCCTGGACCGGCTCGCCCCGGGCCCGGTCATGGTCGGCGACAAGAAGATCGCCTGGCCGGCGCAGCTCGCGCTCGGCCCGGACGGCCTCGGCAACTCGCTCGACCACATCAAGCAGATCATGGGCACCTCCATGGAGTCCCTGATCCACCACTTCAAGCTGGTGACGGAGGGCTTCCGGGTCCCCGCCGGGCAGGCGTACTCCGCCGTCGAATCCCCCAAGGGGGAGCTCGGGGTGCACGTCGTGTCCGACGGCGGCACCCGCCCCTACCGGGTCCACTACCGAGACCCCTCCTTCACCAACCTTCAGGCCATGGCGGCGATGTGCGAGGGCGGCCAGGTCGCCGACGTCATCGTCGCCGTCGCGTCCATCGACCCCGTGATGGGAGGCGTCGACCGGTGA
- a CDS encoding NuoB/complex I 20 kDa subunit family protein → MGLEEKLPSGFLLTTVEQAAGWVRKSSVFPATFGLACCAIEMMTTGAGRYDLARFGMEVFRGSPRQADLMIVAGRVSQKMAPVLRQVYDQMPNPKWVISMGVCASSGGMFNNYAIVQGVDHVVPVDIYLPGCPPRPEMLMDAILKLHQKIQSSKLGVNAEEAAREAEEAALKALPTIEMKGLLR, encoded by the coding sequence ATGGGACTCGAAGAAAAGCTGCCGAGCGGCTTTCTGCTGACCACCGTCGAGCAGGCCGCGGGCTGGGTGCGCAAGTCATCCGTCTTCCCGGCCACGTTCGGCCTGGCGTGCTGCGCCATCGAGATGATGACGACGGGCGCCGGACGCTATGACCTGGCGCGCTTCGGCATGGAGGTCTTCCGCGGCTCGCCGCGGCAGGCGGACCTGATGATCGTGGCCGGGCGCGTGAGCCAGAAGATGGCGCCCGTCCTGCGGCAGGTCTACGACCAGATGCCGAACCCCAAATGGGTCATCTCGATGGGCGTGTGCGCCTCGTCGGGCGGGATGTTCAACAACTACGCGATCGTGCAGGGCGTCGACCACGTAGTCCCTGTGGACATCTACCTGCCCGGCTGTCCGCCGCGGCCGGAGATGCTGATGGACGCGATTCTCAAGCTCCATCAGAAGATCCAGTCCTCCAAGCTCGGCGTGAACGCCGAGGAGGCGGCCCGTGAGGCGGAGGAAGCGGCGCTCAAGGCGCTCCCGACGATCGAGATGAAGGGGCTGCTGCGGTGA
- a CDS encoding NADH-quinone oxidoreductase subunit C, with protein sequence MSDADSNGVNPEKDLSAANLPGQRGDQGEEIRVQRGMFGANNGGDTSGYGGLVRSVRLPGAATRPYGGWFDEVADELEGALEEQGLVPENAIDKTVVDRDELTFHIEREYLVRVAQTLRDDPALRFELCTGVSGVHYPDDKGRELHAVYHLRSITHNRLIRLEVSAPDADPHVPSLVAVYPTNDWHERETYDFFGLVFDGHPALTRIMMPDDWQGFPQRKDYPLGGIPVEYKGAQIPAPDQRRSYS encoded by the coding sequence GTGAGCGACGCGGACAGCAACGGGGTCAACCCCGAGAAGGACCTCAGCGCGGCCAACCTCCCGGGGCAGCGCGGCGACCAGGGCGAGGAGATCCGCGTCCAGCGCGGCATGTTCGGCGCCAACAACGGCGGCGACACCTCGGGGTACGGCGGCCTCGTCCGCTCCGTACGGCTGCCGGGCGCCGCCACGCGGCCGTACGGCGGCTGGTTCGACGAGGTGGCCGACGAGCTGGAGGGGGCCCTGGAGGAGCAGGGCCTCGTCCCCGAGAACGCCATCGACAAGACCGTCGTCGACCGCGACGAGCTCACGTTCCACATCGAACGCGAGTACCTGGTGCGCGTCGCCCAGACGCTGCGCGACGACCCGGCCCTGCGCTTCGAGCTCTGCACGGGCGTGAGCGGGGTGCACTACCCGGACGACAAGGGCCGCGAGCTGCACGCCGTCTACCACCTGCGCTCGATCACCCACAACCGGCTGATCCGTCTCGAAGTCAGCGCCCCCGACGCGGATCCGCACGTCCCCTCGCTGGTCGCCGTCTATCCGACGAACGACTGGCACGAGCGCGAGACGTACGACTTCTTCGGTCTGGTCTTCGACGGCCACCCGGCGCTGACGCGGATCATGATGCCGGACGACTGGCAGGGCTTCCCGCAGCGCAAGGACTACCCCCTCGGCGGCATCCCCGTCGAGTACAAGGGCGCCCAGATCCCGGCTCCGGACCAGCGGAGGTCGTACTCCTGA
- a CDS encoding NADH-quinone oxidoreductase subunit A — protein MNAYAPILVLGALGAGFAIFSVVMATLIGPKRYNRAKLEAYECGIEPTPTPAGGGRFPIKYYLTAMLFIVFDIEIVFLYPWAVTFDALGVFGLVEMLLFVLTVFVAYAYVWRRGGLEWD, from the coding sequence GTGAACGCGTATGCGCCCATCCTCGTACTGGGAGCCCTCGGGGCAGGCTTTGCGATCTTCTCCGTGGTCATGGCCACGCTTATCGGTCCAAAGCGATACAACCGGGCCAAGCTCGAGGCCTACGAGTGCGGTATCGAGCCGACCCCCACGCCGGCCGGCGGCGGGCGCTTCCCCATCAAGTACTACCTGACGGCGATGCTCTTCATCGTCTTCGACATCGAGATCGTCTTCCTCTACCCCTGGGCCGTCACGTTCGACGCCCTGGGTGTTTTCGGGCTCGTGGAGATGCTGCTCTTCGTGCTCACCGTCTTCGTCGCGTACGCGTACGTATGGCGGCGCGGCGGCCTGGAATGGGACTGA
- the nuoE gene encoding NADH-quinone oxidoreductase subunit NuoE, with protein sequence MTTTPSEQGQGVSLGMPQLPAPDYPDDVRARLETDAREIIARYPGSRSALLPLLHLVQSEEGHVTRTGMQFCADMLGLTTAEVTAVATFYTMYRRKPSGDYQVGVCTNTLCAVMGGDAIFEALQEHLGVGNGGTTEDGKVTLEHIECNAACDFAPVVMVNWEFFDNQTVGSAKRLVDDLRAGARVEPTRGAPLCTYKETARILAGFPDERPGAVEASGSAGPASLIGLRLAKGEAAPARVVHPRDGGPHRDADNEAPHDTSPAEHLSSHDAPQDTSSSDPAHPAGPVAEEGE encoded by the coding sequence GTGACCACCACTCCTTCCGAGCAGGGCCAGGGCGTCAGCCTGGGCATGCCCCAACTGCCCGCGCCCGACTACCCGGACGACGTCCGAGCCCGGCTCGAGACGGACGCGCGCGAGATCATCGCCCGCTACCCGGGATCGCGCTCCGCGCTCCTCCCGCTGCTGCACCTCGTGCAGTCGGAGGAGGGCCATGTCACGCGTACGGGCATGCAGTTCTGCGCCGACATGCTGGGCCTGACCACCGCCGAGGTCACCGCCGTCGCGACCTTCTACACGATGTACCGGCGCAAGCCGAGCGGTGACTACCAGGTCGGGGTCTGCACGAACACGCTGTGCGCAGTGATGGGCGGCGACGCCATCTTCGAGGCCCTCCAGGAGCACCTGGGCGTCGGCAACGGCGGGACGACCGAGGACGGCAAGGTCACCCTCGAGCACATCGAGTGCAACGCGGCCTGCGACTTCGCGCCCGTCGTGATGGTGAACTGGGAGTTCTTCGACAACCAGACGGTGGGCAGCGCGAAGCGCCTGGTCGACGACCTGCGCGCGGGCGCGCGGGTCGAACCCACCCGCGGTGCCCCCCTGTGCACGTACAAGGAGACCGCGCGGATCCTCGCCGGCTTCCCGGACGAACGGCCCGGCGCCGTCGAGGCGAGCGGCAGCGCGGGACCTGCCTCGCTGATCGGCCTGCGCCTCGCCAAGGGGGAGGCCGCCCCCGCGCGGGTGGTCCATCCGCGTGACGGAGGCCCCCATCGGGACGCCGACAACGAGGCACCGCACGACACGTCGCCCGCCGA
- a CDS encoding C40 family peptidase produces MSHTAHIPSHRKPRRSASKIALRAGVAGGVLSTLAVAGASGPAFAAEPVTETIEMPTITADLSAQVAQSADATQQAANSYALQAEQDQAVAKAAKQAKSDQALAEKKAEAKKKAEAEAKRKAEEARASRSAERTTLSTASSAKSDVVAPASGSVASVIAFLKAQLGDAYVMGGTGPNSWDCSGLTQAAFAQAGISLPRVSQDQSTAGTPVSLDSLQVGDLLYWGAAGSAYHVGVYIGNGQYLDAANPSKGVVIQDLSGYPASGAVRVL; encoded by the coding sequence ATGTCCCACACCGCTCACATACCCAGCCACCGGAAGCCCCGTCGCAGCGCGTCGAAAATCGCCCTGCGCGCCGGAGTTGCCGGTGGCGTACTCAGCACCCTGGCAGTGGCCGGTGCGTCCGGCCCGGCGTTTGCCGCCGAGCCGGTGACCGAGACCATCGAGATGCCGACCATCACGGCGGACCTCTCCGCTCAGGTCGCCCAGTCGGCGGACGCCACCCAGCAGGCCGCGAACTCCTATGCGCTGCAGGCCGAGCAGGACCAGGCCGTCGCAAAGGCCGCGAAGCAGGCCAAGTCGGACCAGGCCCTCGCCGAGAAGAAGGCGGAGGCCAAGAAGAAGGCCGAGGCCGAGGCGAAGCGCAAGGCCGAGGAAGCTCGTGCGTCGCGCTCCGCCGAGCGCACGACCCTCTCCACCGCCTCCTCCGCGAAGTCCGACGTCGTGGCCCCCGCCAGCGGCAGCGTCGCGTCCGTCATCGCCTTCCTGAAGGCGCAGCTCGGCGACGCGTACGTCATGGGCGGCACCGGCCCCAACTCCTGGGACTGCTCCGGCCTGACCCAGGCCGCGTTCGCGCAGGCCGGCATCAGCCTGCCGCGCGTCTCGCAGGACCAGTCGACGGCCGGCACCCCGGTCTCCCTCGACAGCCTGCAGGTCGGCGACCTCCTCTACTGGGGAGCCGCGGGCTCGGCGTACCACGTGGGTGTGTACATCGGTAACGGCCAGTACCTGGACGCCGCGAACCCCTCCAAGGGCGTCGTCATCCAGGACCTGTCCGGCTACCCGGCGAGCGGTGCGGTTCGCGTTCTCTGA
- a CDS encoding putative quinol monooxygenase, whose amino-acid sequence MIFIAVKFTARPEYADSWLEHTADFTRATRAEEGNLFFDWSRSVEDPNQYVLLEGFRDGDAGAAHVGSDHFKAGLETMSGLIASVPEIINTEIPGGSWGPMGELSPKS is encoded by the coding sequence ATGATTTTCATCGCCGTGAAGTTCACCGCCCGGCCCGAGTACGCCGACTCCTGGCTGGAGCACACCGCCGATTTCACCCGTGCCACGCGCGCCGAGGAGGGCAACCTCTTCTTCGACTGGTCCCGCAGCGTCGAGGACCCGAACCAGTACGTCCTCCTGGAGGGCTTCCGGGACGGGGACGCGGGGGCCGCGCACGTGGGCTCCGACCACTTCAAGGCCGGCCTGGAGACGATGTCCGGTCTGATCGCCTCCGTACCGGAGATCATCAACACGGAGATCCCGGGCGGCAGTTGGGGCCCTATGGGTGAATTGTCACCGAAGAGCTGA
- a CDS encoding geranylgeranyl reductase family protein produces MTEPLSEHSADVIVVGAGPAGSTTAYYLAKAGLDVLLLEKTAFPREKVCGDGLTPRATKQLVSMGIDISEEAGWLRNKGLRIIGGGVRLQLDWPDLASYPDYGLVRKRDDFDEQLARQAQKAGARLYERCNVGAPIIDDRTGHITGVNAKLGEEKREVTFHAPLVVAADGNSTRLSLAMGLHRREDRPMGVAVRTYFTSPRHDDDYLESWLELWDRRGAQDRLLPGYGWIFGMGDGTSNVGLGILDSSAAFKELDWREVLKAWCASMPEDWGYTPDNMTMPIRGAALPMAFNRQPHYTKGLLLVGDAGGMVNPFNGEGIAYAMESGQIAADVIVQAHARATDAQRELALHRYPKVLKDTYGGYYTLGRAFVKLIGNPKVMKIATQRGLSHPVLMKFTLKMLANLTDPTGGDAMDRIINGLSKVAPKA; encoded by the coding sequence GTGACCGAGCCCCTCTCCGAGCACAGCGCAGATGTGATCGTCGTCGGGGCCGGGCCAGCCGGTTCGACGACCGCGTACTACCTGGCCAAGGCCGGACTCGACGTCCTCCTTCTTGAGAAGACCGCGTTCCCCAGGGAAAAGGTGTGCGGCGACGGCCTCACCCCGCGGGCCACCAAGCAGCTCGTGTCGATGGGCATCGACATCTCCGAAGAGGCGGGCTGGCTGCGGAACAAGGGTCTGCGGATCATCGGCGGCGGCGTCCGGCTCCAGCTGGACTGGCCGGATCTCGCCTCCTACCCGGACTACGGACTCGTCCGCAAGCGCGACGACTTCGACGAGCAGCTCGCCCGACAGGCGCAGAAGGCGGGCGCGCGCCTGTACGAGCGCTGCAACGTGGGCGCCCCGATCATCGACGACCGCACGGGCCACATCACCGGCGTCAACGCCAAGCTCGGCGAGGAGAAGCGCGAAGTCACCTTCCACGCGCCCCTCGTCGTCGCCGCGGACGGCAACTCGACCCGCCTGTCCCTCGCGATGGGCCTGCACCGGCGCGAGGACCGCCCGATGGGCGTCGCGGTCCGCACGTACTTCACCTCGCCCCGCCACGACGACGACTACCTGGAGTCCTGGCTGGAGCTGTGGGACCGCCGCGGTGCCCAGGACCGGCTGCTGCCCGGCTACGGCTGGATCTTCGGCATGGGCGACGGCACGTCGAACGTCGGTCTCGGCATCCTCGACTCCTCCGCCGCCTTCAAGGAGCTCGACTGGCGCGAGGTCCTGAAGGCCTGGTGCGCCTCGATGCCGGAGGACTGGGGCTACACCCCGGACAACATGACGATGCCGATCCGCGGCGCCGCCCTGCCCATGGCCTTCAACCGCCAGCCGCACTACACCAAGGGCCTGCTCCTGGTCGGCGACGCGGGCGGCATGGTGAACCCGTTCAACGGCGAGGGCATCGCGTACGCCATGGAGTCCGGCCAGATCGCGGCCGACGTCATCGTGCAGGCACACGCCCGCGCGACCGACGCCCAGCGCGAACTCGCCCTCCACCGCTACCCGAAGGTCCTCAAGGACACCTACGGCGGCTACTACACGCTCGGCCGCGCCTTCGTGAAGCTCATCGGCAACCCGAAGGTCATGAAGATCGCGACGCAGCGCGGCCTGTCGCACCCGGTGCTCATGAAGTTCACGCTGAAGATGCTCGCCAACCTGACCGACCCGACGGGCGGCGACGCGATGGACCGCATCATCAACGGCCTGAGCAAGGTGGCGCCGAAGGCGTGA